A window from Primulina eburnea isolate SZY01 chromosome 2, ASM2296580v1, whole genome shotgun sequence encodes these proteins:
- the LOC140824118 gene encoding uncharacterized protein — translation MFVKKHKLPYVSLDILMSVSTPTGQEVLGKRLLVDCLLEFEGNYLSANLMILAMEDFDYIMGIDLLTKYRATVDCYQHFVQFFPEGDENWFFFGEGARPPMPIVSAVKAQRALAKGGEGYLIYAIDVSKDVIDVKNIPVVDEFLDVFPDEIPGFSP, via the coding sequence ATGTTTGTTAAGAAGCATAAACTACCCTACGTGTCATTAGATATTTTGATGTCGGTGTCTACACCGACGGGACAAGAGGTTTTAGGTAAGCGACTTTTAGTAGACTGTTTGTTAGAGTTTGAGGGAAATTACTTGTCTGCCAATTTGATGATATTGGCTATGGAAGATTTCGATTATATTATGGGAATCGACCTATTGACTAAGTATAGAGCAACTGTAGATTGTTATCAACATTTCGTTCAATTTTTTCCAGAAGGAGACGAGAATTGGTTCTTCTTCGGTGAGGGAGCTCGACCTCCAATGCCAATAGTGTCTGCTGTAAAGGCACAACGGGCTTTAGCGAAAGGAGGAGAAGGATACCTCATTTATGCTATTGACGTATCGAAGGATGTAATCGATGTGAAGAACATTCCAGTTGTTGATGAATTTCTTGATGTTTTCCCCGATGAAATTCCTGGATTTTCTCCATAG